One segment of Panicum virgatum strain AP13 chromosome 3K, P.virgatum_v5, whole genome shotgun sequence DNA contains the following:
- the LOC120696926 gene encoding protein SUPPRESSOR OF GENE SILENCING 3 homolog: protein MSGSGDRRGGGPPGPDAGWETIGKKSKKPGQAAGRQWAPLGSTNAAPNAAWSAWGGNGSSNPSGTSWIQSSDRGAANRGNPRPPPQKAMERELQAPRPFVTPPLANGWQWQSRSRPSGSESERDDVPPSGGDPELEDVNDSDDDDDDLSDDISDDDSDSSEKSFETRKMNKWFKGFFEVLDTLSVEQINEQTRQWHCPACKNGPGAIDWYKGLQPLMTHARTKGSTRVKLHRELAALLEEELSRMGTSVVPAGEQFGKWKGLRESTDREIVWPPMVIVMNTLLEKDDDDKWKGMGNQELLDYFGEYAATKARHAYGPAGHRGMSVLIFESSAVGYMEAERLHRHFIAQGTDRNTWQLRRVPFVPGGKRQLYGFLANREDMETFNKHCQGKSRLKYEMRSYNEMVVIPMKQMSEDNQQLNYLKNKVVKTVQQSKAVEETLEFVTQRLRETMEENQFVKAKAKEKHLEYEQEMKYQEEFFHNQIESIHRITEAKEEEFEKLLQEERAKARRFDVDSGTTEDRRLRKEHVQKFIDGQVKDVAEFEAERDEVIKVHEEKKMKLKKEYMEKELELEKELEVALTGLMEKHKPDTFQASSS, encoded by the exons ATGCTGGCTGGGAAACCATTGGTAAGAAGTCAAAGAAACCAGGGCAAGCAGCTGGGAGACAGTGGGCACCATTGGGTTCCACAAATGCTGCACCTAATGCAGCATGGTCAGCATGGGGTGGCAATGGTTCGTCCAACCCTTCTGGAACCAGTTGGATTCAATCTTCAGATCGCGGTGCTGCTAACAGAGGCAATCCTAGACCACCACCACAAAAGGCCATGGAAAGAGAACTGCAAGCACCGCGCCCTTTTGTGACTCCACCTCTGGCCAATGGTTGGCAGTGGCAATCCAGGTCTCGCCCATCTGGTTCTGAAAGTGAGAGGGATGATGTTCCTCCATCTGGTGGTGACCCTGAGCTGGAGGATGTCAATGattcagatgatgatgatgatgatttaaGTGATGACATCAGTGATGATGATTCTGATTCAAGTGAGAAAAGTTTTGAGACTCGAAAAATGAACAAGTGGTTCAAAGGTTTCTTTGAAGTCTTGGATACATTGAGTGTCGAACAGATAAATGAACAGACTAGGCAATGGCATTGTCCAGCATGCAAAAATGGACCTGGGGCGATTGACTGGTACAAAGGGCTGCAACCTTTGATGACTCATGCTAGAACAAAGGGTTCTACAAGGGTTAAGCTTCACCGAGAATTGGCTGCATTGCTGGAAGAGGAGCTATCTCGCATGGGTACTTCGGTGGTACCAGCTGGTGAACAGTTTGGGAAATGGAAAGGACTGCGAGAAAGCACTGATCGTGAGATTGTGTGGCCACCAATGGTTATTGTCATGAACACCTTATTGgaaaaagatgatgatgataag TGGAAGGGCATGGGGAACCAAGAGCTCCTTGACTATTTCGGTGAATATGCAGCGACTAAAGCACGCCATGCCTATGGTCCTGCTGGGCACCGTGGGATGAGTGTGTTAATATTTGAAAGCTCGGCTGTTGGCTATATGGAGGCGGAACGTCTGCATAGGCATTTTATTGCGCAAGGTACAGACAGAAATACATGGCAGCTCCGCCGGGTTCCATTCGTTCCTGGTGGGAAAAGACAACTATATGGTTTCTTAGCAAACAGAGAGGATATGGAGACATTCAACAAACACTGCCAAG GGAAATCCCGTCTGAAGTACGAGATGAGGTCTTACAATGAGATGGTGGTGATACCAATGAAACAGATGAGTGAGGACAACCAGCAACTGAATTATCTGAAGAACAAGGTGGTTAAGACAGTGCAACAGTCTAAAGCAGTTGAAGAAACCTTAGAATTTGTTACCCAAAGGCTTCGTGAGACTATGGAAGAGAATCAATTTGTCAAGGCTAAAGCCAAAGAGAAGCACTTGGAGTATGAGCAAGAG ATGAAATACCAGGAGGAATTTTTCCATAATCAAATTGAGAGTATTCACAGGATCACAGAGGCCAAAGAAGAGGAGTTTGAAAAGTTGCTGCAGGAGGAACGCGCAAAGGCTAGGCGCTTTGATGTGGATTCTGGAACTACTGAAGATCGTAGGCTAAG GAAGGAACATGTGCAGAAGTTCATTGATGGCCAGGTTAAGGATGTGGCAGAGTTTGAGGCTGAACGGGACGAGGTAATCAAAGTCCAtgaggagaagaagatgaagttgAAGAAAGAATACATGGAGAAGGAGCTGGAGCTTGAGAAGGAGCTCGAAGTTGCCCTGACAGGCCTGATGGAGAAGCACAAGCCGGACACCTTCCAGGCCTCCAGCTCGTGA
- the LOC120696925 gene encoding LOW QUALITY PROTEIN: translocase of chloroplast 90, chloroplastic-like (The sequence of the model RefSeq protein was modified relative to this genomic sequence to represent the inferred CDS: inserted 2 bases in 1 codon), translating to MMNFRDWLSFRLGSSLLSARPFALSAGDDDRASDGDADGTTQNEFVETVSANRFPSNDTRVSEVTTSGAVYPAPVQQDNDNKKSDPLMKVEALQIKFLRLVHRTGVPPSTDVVVQVLYRLQLANLIKAGESGARRTNLAINKARVIAAQQEAPGGPDLDLPLRILLLGKTGVGKSATINSIFDERKVSTDALVPATHRINKTEGIIKGIRVTVIDTPGLMPHYLGQRRNKKILNSVKRYIKRSPPDIVLYFERLDHINSRYSDYPLLKLMTDILGSSMWFNTVLVMTHCSSSPPEGPDGYPLEYDAYTRYCKNVVQRHIQAVVSNTQLDNPVVLVDNHPMCRRNTKGERVLPNGQVWVSELLLLCGATKLLAEANSLLKFQDSFVLSQANNRLPSLPHLLSSLLKPNSSSSSDSIDSELTEMSDEEDEYDQLPPFRILKKSEYENLTNDQKSAYLDELDYRETLYLKKQWKEGIRRQKLTEVQNDEVADDYEEGASPEVVHMSDMEIPLSFDSDYPVHRYRHIITDDQMFRPVLDPQGWDHDIGFDAINFEASQELKKNVSAGIVGQMRKDKEDMYVNSECSVSYSDQRGCSLIGGMDMQTASKDLLCTVHGDAKFRNLPWNTTGGGISVTKFGNKYFAGAKLEDSVTIGKRVNXVANAGRMAGCGQVAHGGGMEIIARGKDYPVREESIAFSVTALSFEKDTVIGANVQSDFRVGRGSKMSVGANLNSRNLGKLSIKTSTSDHAEIALIAVVSLIQFFRRRSGAADKGDQQFDTNQDD from the exons ATGATGAACTTCAGGGACTGGCTCTCGTTCCGGCTCGGGTCGTCGCTGCTGTCCGCCAGGCCCTTCGCGCTCTCCGCCGGGGACGACGACCGCGCCTCCGACGGCGACGCTGATG GTACAACACAGAATGAGTTTGTAGAGACTGTTTCTGCCAATAGATTTCCTTCCAATGATACTCGGGTGTCGGAGGTCACAACCTCTGGTGCAGTTTATCCTGCCCCTGTTCAACAAGATAATGATAACAAGAAGTCAGATCCACTGATGAAAGTTGAGGCGCTTCAAATCAAGTTTCTGCGGTTAGTACACAGGACTGGAGTGCCTCCCAGTACTGATGTAGTTGTGCAGGTACTGTACAGATTGCAGCTTGCAAACTTGATTAAAGCTGGTGAATCAGGTGCCAGGAGAACCAACCTCGCTATCAACAAAGCCAGGGTTATAGCAGCACAGCAAGAAGCACCGGGTGGGCCTGATCTGGATCTCCCCTTGCGGATTCTTCTCCTGGGAAAGACTGGTGTAGGAAAGAGTGCCACAATCAATTCGATTTTTGATGAAAGAAAGGTTTCTACTGATGCACTAGTTCCTGCTACTCATAGGATAAATAAGACTGAAGGAATAATCAAAGGAATAAGAGTCACAGTTATTGACACTCCTGGCCTGATGCCTCATTACCTTGGCCAACGGAGAAACAAGAAGATTCTGAATTCTGTCAAGCGCTACATTAAGCGATCCCCACCTGATATCGTCTTATACTTTGAGCGACTGGACCATATTAACAGCAGATACAGTGATTACCCGCTGCTGAAGCTTATGACTGACATCTTGGGTTCTTCAATGTGGTTCAATACTGTCCTTGTTATGACTCACTGTTCCTCATCTCCTCCTGAAGGACCAGATGGTTATCCTTTAGAATATGACGCCTACACTCGTTACTGCAAGAATGTGGTGCAGCGGCATATCCAGGCAGTAGTTTCCAACACTCAGCTAGATAATCCTGTTGTTTTGGTAGACAATCATCCAATGTGCAGACGAAACACCAAAGGTGAAAGAGTTTTACCAAATGGACAGGTATGGGTATCagaactgctgctgctgtgtggggCAACTAAGTTGCTGGCAGAAGCAAATTCCTTGCTTAAGTTTCAAGATAGCTTTGTACTGTCACAGGCAAATAACAGGCTACCTTCACTGCCTCATCTTCTTTCTTCACTCCTTAAGCCTAATTCTTCATCAAGTTCGGATAGTATTGACAGTGAATTGACAGAAATGTCAGATGAGGAGGATGAGTATGATCAACTACCACCCTTCCGCATTCTGAAGAAATCTGAATAtgaaaatttgacaaatgaCCAAAAGTCTGCATATCTTGATGAACTGGACTACCGTGAGACTTTGTACCTAAAGAAACAGTGGAAGGAAGGAATCAGAAGGCAAAAGCTTACTGAAGTGCAAAATGATGAAGTTGCAGATGATTATGAAGAGGGTGCATCCCCAGAGGTCGTGCACATGTCTGATATGGAAATTCCACTAAGTTTTGACTCTGATTATCCTGTGCATCGCTACCGCCACATCATAACTGATGATCAGATGTTCAGACCAGTTTTGGATCCCCAAGGCTGGGACCATGATATTGGGTTTGATGCAATCAATTTTGAAGCGTCTCAAGAGTTGAAAAAGAATGTCTCTGCAGGAATTGTAGGTCAGATGAGAAAGGACAAAGAAGACATGTATGTCAATTCAGAATGTTCAGTAAGTTATTCTGATCAGAGGGGTTGCTCCTTGATCGGGGGTATGGATATGCAAACGGCGAGCAAAGATTTGCTTTGTACTGTTCATGGGGATGCCAAGTTCCGCAATTTGCCTTGGAACACTACTGGAGGTGGCATTTCTGTTACTAAGTTTGGCAACAAGTACTTTGCCGGGGCCAAGTTAGAAGACTCTGTTACCATTGGGAAGCGAGTTAA TGTAGCCAATGCCGGTAGAATGGCTGGCTGTGGACAAGTGGCACATGGAGGTGGCATGGAGATAATTGCACGGGGGAAAGATTACCCTGTGAGGGAAGAGAGCATCGCATTTTCTGTCACCGCTCTGTCATTCGAAAAAGATACTGTAATTGGGGCCAACGTTCAGTCAGACTTCCGAGTGGGCCGTGGATCGAAAATGTCAGTCGGCGCTAACCTAAACAGTAGAAACTTAGGCAAGCTCAGCATCAAGACCAGCACGTCAGACCATGCTGAGATAGCTCTGATAGCAGTTGTCTCGTTGATCCAGTTTTTTAGGAGAAGATCCGGAGCAGCTGATAAAGGTGACCAGCAGTTTGACACCAACCAGGACGACTAA
- the LOC120696924 gene encoding phosphoribosylamine--glycine ligase-like isoform X2 produces MASASLSTRASFKCGPKAFRNSHLDGYLKSVVSFPVPQASDSLYSPIRVVNRAYGSNLIVTASKSTGLNTALSSTNGSLKVPEERVTVLVIGGGGREHALCYALERSPSCDAVFCAPGNSGIAQSGDATCIPDLDITSSEAVISFCRNWGVGLVVVGPEAPLVAGLANDLVKAGIPTFGPSSEAAALEGSKDFMKKLCDKYNIPTAKYQTFTNPGDAKQYVKDQGAPIVVKADGLAAGKGVVVAMTLDEAFEAIDSMLVEGSFGSAGSRVIIEEFLEGEEASFFALVDGETALPLESAQDHKRVGDGDVGPNTGGMGAYSPAPIVTEELKKNVMESIILPTVKGMAAEGCKFVGVLYAGLMIEKKSGLPKLIEYNVRFGDPECQVLMMRLESDLAQVLLAACRGELGKVSLTWSAELATVVVMASEGYPGAYKDGTVIKNLDEAEQVSPAVKIFHAGTAFDTDGNFVAAGGRVLGVTAKGKDIEEARAKAYDALDVVDWPEGFYRHDIGWRALKHRHMFAH; encoded by the exons ATGGCAAGCGCTTCTCTGAGCACCAGAGCTTCGTTCAAGTGTGGACCCAAGGCGTTCAGGAACAGCCACCTGGATGGTTACCTGAAATCCGTAGTGTCTTTTCCCGTTCCTCAGGCATCGGATAGTCTTTATTCTCCCATCAGAGTTGTGAATCGTGCCTACGGTTCGAACCTGATCGTCACGGCTTCGAAGAGCACAGGCCTGAACACAGCACTCTCTTCGACTAATGGCAGCCTAAAGGTTCCAG AAGAGAGGGTGACTGTACTAGTCATTggtggaggaggaagggaaCATGCTCTATGTTATGCCTTGGAACGCTCTCCATCCTGTGATGCAGTTTTTTGTGCTCCTGGTAATTCTGGCATTGCTCAGTCTGGAGATGCCACATGTATACCAGACCTGGACATAACTAGTAGCGAAGCTGTCATCTCATTCTGTCGTAATTGGGGTGTCGGATTAGTCGTAGTTGGACCTGAAGCACCTCTTGTTGCTGGTCTTGCAAATGACCTTGTTAAAGCTGGAATACCTACTTTTGGGCCTTCATCAGAAGCTGCAGCATTGGAAGGATCAAAGGACTTCATGAAAAAGCTGTGTGATAAGTACAACATTCCCACAGCAAAG TATCAAACATTCACAAACCCTGGTGATGCTAAACAATATGTAAAGGATCAAGGAGCCCCTATAGTTGTCAAAGCTGATGGATTGGCTGCTGGGAAGGGTGTAGTTGTTGCTATGACTTTAGATGAGGCGTTTGAAGCCATAGACTCTATGCTGGTTGAAGGCTCTTTTGGTTCTGCTGGATCACGCGTTATCATTGAAGAATTTTTGGAGGGAGAAGAAGCTTCTTTCTTTGCATTAGTAGATGGAGAAACTGCTTTGCCTCTCGAATCTGCCCAGGACCATAAAAGAGTTGGTGACGGTGATGTTGGTCCAAATACTGGTGGTATGGGTGCATACTCGCCAGCACCAATAGTGACAGAGGAACTGAAGAAGAACGTAATGGAAAGTATAATTCTCCCAACTGTAAAAGGTATGGCAGCCGAAGGATGTAAATTTGTTGGTGTGTTATATGCTGGGCTTATGATTGAGAAGAAGTCTGGACTACCTAAGCTTATTGAATATAATGTACGATTTGGAGATCCAGAATGTCAG GTTCTGATGATGAGGTTAGAGTCCGACCTGGCACAGGTTCTCCTTGCTGCTTGTCGTGGAGAACTAGGCAAGGTTTCACTAACCTGGTCGGCTGAGTTGGCAACAGTGGTCGTGATGGCAAGTGAAGGGTACCCAGGGGCTTACAAGGACGGGACTGTAATAAAAAATCTTGACGAAGCTGAGCAGGTTTCTCCTGCAGTAAAGATATTCCATGCAGGAACTGCCTTTGATACAGATGGAAACTTTGTAGCGGCTGGAGGACGCGTGCTTGGGGTCACTGCAAAGGGCAAGGACATCGAGGAAGCAAGGGCCAAAGCTTATGATGCGCTTGACGTTGTTGACTGGCCAGAAGGATTCTACAGGCATGACATTGGTTGGAGGGCTCTGAAACATCGGCATATGTTTGCACACTGA
- the LOC120696924 gene encoding phosphoribosylamine--glycine ligase-like isoform X1: protein MASASLSTRASFKCGPKAFRNSHLDGYLKSVVSFPVPQASDSLYSPIRVVNRAYGSNLIVTASKSTGLNTALSSTNGSLKVPERVTVLVIGGGGREHALCYALERSPSCDAVFCAPGNSGIAQSGDATCIPDLDITSSEAVISFCRNWGVGLVVVGPEAPLVAGLANDLVKAGIPTFGPSSEAAALEGSKDFMKKLCDKYNIPTAKYQTFTNPGDAKQYVKDQGAPIVVKADGLAAGKGVVVAMTLDEAFEAIDSMLVEGSFGSAGSRVIIEEFLEGEEASFFALVDGETALPLESAQDHKRVGDGDVGPNTGGMGAYSPAPIVTEELKKNVMESIILPTVKGMAAEGCKFVGVLYAGLMIEKKSGLPKLIEYNVRFGDPECQVLMMRLESDLAQVLLAACRGELGKVSLTWSAELATVVVMASEGYPGAYKDGTVIKNLDEAEQVSPAVKIFHAGTAFDTDGNFVAAGGRVLGVTAKGKDIEEARAKAYDALDVVDWPEGFYRHDIGWRALKHRHMFAH, encoded by the exons ATGGCAAGCGCTTCTCTGAGCACCAGAGCTTCGTTCAAGTGTGGACCCAAGGCGTTCAGGAACAGCCACCTGGATGGTTACCTGAAATCCGTAGTGTCTTTTCCCGTTCCTCAGGCATCGGATAGTCTTTATTCTCCCATCAGAGTTGTGAATCGTGCCTACGGTTCGAACCTGATCGTCACGGCTTCGAAGAGCACAGGCCTGAACACAGCACTCTCTTCGACTAATGGCAGCCTAAAGGTTCCAG AGAGGGTGACTGTACTAGTCATTggtggaggaggaagggaaCATGCTCTATGTTATGCCTTGGAACGCTCTCCATCCTGTGATGCAGTTTTTTGTGCTCCTGGTAATTCTGGCATTGCTCAGTCTGGAGATGCCACATGTATACCAGACCTGGACATAACTAGTAGCGAAGCTGTCATCTCATTCTGTCGTAATTGGGGTGTCGGATTAGTCGTAGTTGGACCTGAAGCACCTCTTGTTGCTGGTCTTGCAAATGACCTTGTTAAAGCTGGAATACCTACTTTTGGGCCTTCATCAGAAGCTGCAGCATTGGAAGGATCAAAGGACTTCATGAAAAAGCTGTGTGATAAGTACAACATTCCCACAGCAAAG TATCAAACATTCACAAACCCTGGTGATGCTAAACAATATGTAAAGGATCAAGGAGCCCCTATAGTTGTCAAAGCTGATGGATTGGCTGCTGGGAAGGGTGTAGTTGTTGCTATGACTTTAGATGAGGCGTTTGAAGCCATAGACTCTATGCTGGTTGAAGGCTCTTTTGGTTCTGCTGGATCACGCGTTATCATTGAAGAATTTTTGGAGGGAGAAGAAGCTTCTTTCTTTGCATTAGTAGATGGAGAAACTGCTTTGCCTCTCGAATCTGCCCAGGACCATAAAAGAGTTGGTGACGGTGATGTTGGTCCAAATACTGGTGGTATGGGTGCATACTCGCCAGCACCAATAGTGACAGAGGAACTGAAGAAGAACGTAATGGAAAGTATAATTCTCCCAACTGTAAAAGGTATGGCAGCCGAAGGATGTAAATTTGTTGGTGTGTTATATGCTGGGCTTATGATTGAGAAGAAGTCTGGACTACCTAAGCTTATTGAATATAATGTACGATTTGGAGATCCAGAATGTCAG GTTCTGATGATGAGGTTAGAGTCCGACCTGGCACAGGTTCTCCTTGCTGCTTGTCGTGGAGAACTAGGCAAGGTTTCACTAACCTGGTCGGCTGAGTTGGCAACAGTGGTCGTGATGGCAAGTGAAGGGTACCCAGGGGCTTACAAGGACGGGACTGTAATAAAAAATCTTGACGAAGCTGAGCAGGTTTCTCCTGCAGTAAAGATATTCCATGCAGGAACTGCCTTTGATACAGATGGAAACTTTGTAGCGGCTGGAGGACGCGTGCTTGGGGTCACTGCAAAGGGCAAGGACATCGAGGAAGCAAGGGCCAAAGCTTATGATGCGCTTGACGTTGTTGACTGGCCAGAAGGATTCTACAGGCATGACATTGGTTGGAGGGCTCTGAAACATCGGCATATGTTTGCACACTGA